A genomic region of Caenorhabditis elegans chromosome V contains the following coding sequences:
- the H43I07.4 gene encoding uncharacterized protein (Confirmed by transcript evidence), whose translation MDANNTKHFYHHRSRNNQQSVLTKNNHVNHLRREPRMDAYKEQDNLTTTTFTP comes from the coding sequence ATGGACGCTAACAACACCAAGCATTTCTATCACCATCGCTCAAGGAACAACCAACAGTCAGTGCTAACAAAGAACAACCACGTGAACCATTTGCGACGTGAACCCCGGATGGATGCATACAAGGAACAAGATAATCTAACAACAACAACATTCACGCCATGA
- the nlp-9 gene encoding Neuropeptide-Like Protein (Confirmed by transcript evidence) yields MDRFATRFIALLLVLLQIGSIFATPIAEAQGAPEDVDDRRELEKRGGARAFYGFYNAGNSKRDQAAALPYYLYEKRGGGRAFNHNANLFRFDKRGGGRAFAGSWSPYLERDNSYY; encoded by the exons atggATCGATTCGCCACCAGATTTATCGCCCTTCTTCTGGTTCTTTTACAAATTG GGTCCATCTTCGCCACACCAATTGCAGAGGCTCAGGGAGCACCAGAAGACGTAGATGATAG ACGAGAGCTAGAGAAACGCGGAGGAGCTCGAGCGTTTTATGGGTTCTACAACGCGGGCAATTCGAAAAGGGACCAAGCTGCCGCCCTACCGTACTATTTGTACGAGAAACGAGGAGGTGGACGCGCTTTTAATCACAACGCCAATTTATTCAG gtttgaCAAAAGAGGAGGAGGACGAGCCTTCGCTGGATCATGGTCCCCGTACTTGGAACG CGACAACTCATATTACTGA
- the nlp-9 gene encoding Neuropeptide-Like Protein (Confirmed by transcript evidence) gives MDRFATRFIALLLVLLQIGSIFATPIAEAQGAPEDVDDRRELEKRGGARAFYGFYNAGNSKRDQAAALPYYLYEKRGGGRAFNHNANLFRFDKRGGGRAFAGSWSPYLERFYDYKRSSYPVYFSDNSYY, from the exons atggATCGATTCGCCACCAGATTTATCGCCCTTCTTCTGGTTCTTTTACAAATTG GGTCCATCTTCGCCACACCAATTGCAGAGGCTCAGGGAGCACCAGAAGACGTAGATGATAG ACGAGAGCTAGAGAAACGCGGAGGAGCTCGAGCGTTTTATGGGTTCTACAACGCGGGCAATTCGAAAAGGGACCAAGCTGCCGCCCTACCGTACTATTTGTACGAGAAACGAGGAGGTGGACGCGCTTTTAATCACAACGCCAATTTATTCAG gtttgaCAAAAGAGGAGGAGGACGAGCCTTCGCTGGATCATGGTCCCCGTACTTGGAACG ATTCTACGACTACAAACGCTCATCGTACCCAGTTTACTTCAGCGACAACTCATATTACTGA